One Flavobacterium sp. 90 DNA segment encodes these proteins:
- the asnB gene encoding asparagine synthase B produces MCGIVCAFDLKQKAETLRPQVLEMSKIIRHRGPDWSGIYSNDKAILSHERLAIVDPASGKQPLFTEDKKLVLAANGEIYNHRELRKQFAGKYNFQTESDCEVILALYKEKGPHFVDEMNGIFGFAIYDVEKDEYFIARDHMGIIPLYIGWDQHGTFYVASELKALEGYCTKIQLFPPGHYMTSKDGEFVQWYKRDWTDYDAVKDNETSIPAIKEALEAAVHRQLMSDVPYGVLLSGGLDSSITSAVAKKFAQKRIESDDTTDAWYPQLHSFSVGLDGSPDLAAAQIVAKHIGTIHHEIKFTIQEGLDAVRDVIYNLETYDVTTVRASTPMWLMARVIKSMGIKMVLSGEGADELFGGYLYFHKAPNAREFHEENVRKLGKLHMYDCLRANKSLAAWGIEGRVPFLDKEFMDVAMRINPQDKMINKEHPMEKWVVRKAFEDMLPESVAWRQKEQFSDGVGYSWIDTLKEVVAKEVSDEQLANAKYKFPLQTPTSKEEYYYRSIFAEHFPSDAAALCVPQEASVACSTKIALEWDEAFKNMNDPSGRAVASVHDDAYAKA; encoded by the coding sequence ATGTGTGGAATCGTATGTGCCTTTGATCTAAAACAAAAAGCCGAAACATTAAGACCTCAAGTATTAGAAATGTCTAAAATCATTCGCCACCGTGGACCAGACTGGAGCGGAATCTATAGTAATGATAAAGCAATTCTTTCGCATGAGCGTTTGGCAATTGTAGATCCAGCTTCAGGAAAACAACCTTTATTTACAGAAGATAAAAAATTGGTTCTGGCTGCAAATGGTGAAATTTACAACCACAGAGAATTGCGTAAACAATTTGCTGGAAAATATAACTTTCAGACTGAAAGTGACTGTGAAGTTATTTTAGCTCTTTACAAAGAAAAAGGACCTCATTTTGTAGATGAAATGAACGGAATCTTTGGATTTGCAATCTATGATGTAGAGAAAGATGAGTATTTTATCGCTCGTGATCACATGGGAATTATTCCATTATATATTGGTTGGGATCAGCACGGGACTTTCTACGTAGCTTCTGAGTTGAAAGCTCTTGAAGGATATTGTACAAAAATCCAATTGTTTCCTCCAGGACATTACATGACAAGCAAAGACGGTGAATTTGTACAATGGTACAAAAGAGACTGGACAGATTATGATGCTGTAAAAGATAACGAAACTAGTATTCCTGCAATTAAAGAAGCACTTGAAGCGGCGGTTCACAGACAATTAATGAGTGATGTTCCTTACGGAGTTTTACTTTCAGGAGGTTTAGATTCTTCTATTACTTCGGCTGTAGCCAAAAAATTTGCGCAAAAACGTATTGAGTCAGATGATACAACGGATGCCTGGTATCCACAATTGCACTCTTTTTCAGTAGGATTAGACGGTTCTCCGGATTTAGCAGCAGCTCAAATTGTAGCAAAACATATTGGAACTATTCACCACGAAATTAAATTTACTATTCAGGAAGGTTTAGATGCGGTTCGTGATGTAATTTACAACTTAGAAACTTATGATGTAACTACTGTTAGAGCTTCAACACCAATGTGGTTAATGGCGAGAGTTATTAAGTCAATGGGAATTAAAATGGTACTTTCTGGTGAAGGTGCAGATGAGTTATTTGGAGGATATTTATATTTCCATAAAGCACCAAACGCAAGAGAATTTCACGAAGAAAACGTTCGTAAATTAGGTAAACTTCATATGTATGATTGTTTACGTGCAAACAAAAGTTTGGCTGCGTGGGGAATTGAAGGTCGTGTACCGTTCTTAGACAAAGAATTTATGGATGTGGCGATGAGAATCAACCCACAAGATAAAATGATCAACAAAGAACATCCGATGGAAAAATGGGTTGTTCGTAAAGCATTTGAAGATATGTTACCTGAAAGTGTAGCATGGAGACAAAAAGAACAATTCTCTGACGGAGTAGGATACAGCTGGATTGATACTTTGAAAGAAGTGGTAGCCAAAGAAGTTTCGGATGAACAATTGGCAAATGCGAAATACAAATTCCCATTACAAACGCCAACTTCTAAAGAAGAGTATTACTATCGTTCGATCTTTGCAGAACATTTTCCAAGCGATGCAGCAGCGTTATGTGTGCCTCAGGAAGCGAGTGTTGCTTGTAGTACAAAAATTGCTTTGGAGTGGGATGAAGCTTTCAAAAACATGAATGATCCTTCTGGAAGAGCTGTAGCAAGTGTTCATGATGACGCTTACGCGAAAGCATAA
- a CDS encoding tetratricopeptide repeat protein: protein MRRLSWFFLLHIILISTIVSAQKSAIYTYDLKTFDKALALYNDKQYASAQLIFEYVKNNATTEEVQSDCAYYIANCAIRTNKANADALMEKFVEDYPTSTKQNQAYVEVAQFFFEQGNYPKALQWFDKVDESYMSKSDSDKFNFQKGYSYFNAKKKKEATTYFNKVVNSPEFGSQAKYYLGFMAYEGDDYKEATKYFDEVSGEEKYKEKLSYYQADMNFKLGNFQKAIDLGQTAMAKSNAIEKSELNKIIGESYFNLKQYGKAIPFLEQYAGKKGKWNNTDFYQLGYAYYEQKEYEKAISQFNKIIEGKDFVAQNAYYHLGLSYLNTGKKQEALNAFKNASEMDFNAQIQEDAALNYAKVSYDIGNAYQTVPGILLDFLKKYPNNSSRSEIEKLLVDSYISTKNYKEALVLLEKNRSAENKAAYQKVLFYRGLELYNESNYQEAGKMFKNAISEQKTPEFTARATFWKAETEYLSDDFQNALLSYKQFAGLAAAKTTDEYKNINYNIGYTYFKLKEYDSAGNSFQAQIDNAKEDKVRLNDSYLRLGDCRFVSAKYSAANEAYAKAIEAKGVDADYAQFQKAISYGFMSKNDKKIDELNNFLQMYKKSEYRDDALFELGNTYVAEKKNDQALKTYDQLISEYKNGSFTSKSILRQGLIYYNSDRDEQALVKFKKVAAEFPKTPEALEAVSTARLIYVDSGKVDEYATWVRTLDFVSVTDAELDNDTYDAAFKQYSQNNSKQAITGFAGYITKFSSGLHALEANFYLAQLYFAEGSETKSTSNYQYVIDQPRSEFTEQALTRLAQIFLKAKDCDKSIPVLVRLENEADFPQNKSFAQANLMKCYYDKKDYDNSVVYADKVLQNAKADANVKSDAQIIVARAAMQTGDETKAKAAYAKLSATSKGELAAEALYYDAYFKTKEGKFDASNVSVQKLAKNYSAYKYYGAKSLVLMAKNFYGLKDSYQATYILDNVINNFTDYPDVVEEAKTELNAIKLEEAKTNSSINK from the coding sequence ATGCGTAGACTTTCCTGGTTCTTTTTACTCCATATAATCCTTATTTCGACCATAGTTTCGGCACAAAAATCAGCTATATATACTTACGATTTAAAGACTTTTGACAAAGCGCTGGCTTTATACAATGACAAACAATATGCGTCGGCTCAACTTATTTTTGAATATGTAAAAAACAACGCAACGACCGAAGAAGTTCAGTCAGATTGTGCTTATTATATCGCAAATTGCGCCATTAGAACCAATAAAGCGAATGCGGATGCGCTGATGGAAAAATTTGTAGAAGATTATCCAACAAGTACAAAACAGAATCAGGCTTATGTAGAAGTTGCTCAGTTTTTCTTTGAACAAGGCAATTATCCAAAAGCATTGCAATGGTTTGACAAAGTGGATGAAAGTTATATGAGTAAATCTGATTCGGATAAATTTAATTTCCAAAAAGGATATAGTTATTTCAATGCCAAAAAGAAAAAAGAAGCTACAACGTATTTTAATAAAGTGGTAAATTCTCCTGAATTTGGTTCTCAGGCCAAGTATTATTTAGGATTTATGGCTTATGAAGGTGATGATTATAAAGAAGCGACTAAATATTTTGATGAAGTTTCGGGCGAAGAAAAATACAAAGAAAAGCTTTCGTATTATCAGGCTGATATGAATTTCAAATTAGGAAATTTCCAGAAAGCAATCGATTTGGGACAAACTGCAATGGCAAAATCTAATGCGATTGAAAAATCAGAATTGAATAAAATTATTGGAGAAAGCTATTTCAATTTAAAACAATATGGCAAAGCGATTCCGTTTTTAGAGCAATATGCAGGTAAAAAAGGAAAGTGGAATAATACTGATTTCTACCAATTAGGTTATGCTTATTATGAGCAAAAAGAGTATGAAAAAGCCATTTCTCAATTTAATAAAATCATTGAAGGAAAAGATTTCGTAGCTCAAAATGCGTATTACCATTTAGGTTTAAGTTATTTGAATACAGGGAAAAAACAAGAAGCTTTGAATGCTTTTAAAAATGCTTCGGAAATGGATTTTAATGCACAAATTCAGGAAGATGCAGCTTTAAATTATGCTAAAGTGAGTTATGATATCGGAAACGCGTATCAAACTGTTCCGGGAATTTTACTTGATTTCTTAAAAAAATATCCAAATAATTCCAGCAGATCTGAAATAGAAAAATTATTAGTTGATTCTTATATTTCGACTAAGAACTACAAAGAAGCTTTGGTTTTATTAGAGAAAAACAGATCGGCAGAGAATAAAGCGGCGTATCAAAAAGTACTTTTTTACAGAGGTTTAGAATTGTATAATGAATCAAATTATCAAGAAGCTGGAAAAATGTTCAAAAACGCTATTAGCGAACAAAAAACACCTGAATTTACAGCTCGTGCGACTTTCTGGAAAGCAGAAACAGAATATCTTTCAGATGATTTTCAGAATGCTTTATTGAGCTACAAACAGTTTGCTGGTTTGGCTGCAGCCAAAACTACTGACGAATATAAAAACATCAATTATAATATTGGTTACACTTATTTTAAACTGAAAGAATACGATTCGGCAGGAAACTCTTTTCAGGCACAAATTGATAATGCAAAAGAAGATAAAGTTCGTTTGAATGATTCGTATTTGCGTTTGGGAGATTGTCGTTTTGTGAGCGCAAAATATAGTGCTGCAAATGAAGCTTATGCAAAAGCAATCGAAGCAAAAGGTGTTGATGCGGATTATGCTCAGTTTCAAAAAGCAATTTCGTATGGTTTTATGTCTAAAAATGACAAGAAAATCGATGAGCTGAATAATTTCCTTCAGATGTATAAAAAATCGGAATATCGTGATGATGCTTTATTCGAATTAGGAAATACATATGTTGCCGAAAAGAAAAACGATCAGGCGCTTAAAACTTACGATCAGTTAATTTCTGAATATAAAAACGGTTCGTTTACATCGAAATCAATTTTGAGACAAGGTTTGATTTATTATAACTCAGATCGTGATGAGCAGGCTTTGGTTAAATTCAAGAAAGTAGCGGCAGAATTTCCTAAAACTCCAGAAGCTTTAGAAGCGGTTTCTACTGCGAGATTGATTTATGTTGATTCCGGAAAAGTCGATGAATATGCAACTTGGGTTCGTACGCTTGACTTTGTTTCGGTTACGGATGCTGAATTGGATAATGACACTTATGATGCTGCTTTTAAACAATACAGTCAAAATAACAGCAAACAGGCAATTACTGGTTTTGCAGGTTATATCACTAAATTTTCGTCAGGACTTCATGCACTTGAAGCTAATTTTTATTTGGCACAATTGTATTTTGCAGAAGGTTCAGAAACAAAATCAACTTCAAATTATCAATATGTAATCGATCAGCCAAGAAGCGAATTTACAGAACAAGCTTTAACGCGTTTGGCGCAAATTTTCTTAAAAGCAAAAGATTGCGACAAATCGATTCCGGTTTTGGTACGTTTAGAAAACGAAGCCGATTTTCCTCAGAATAAAAGCTTTGCACAAGCTAATTTGATGAAATGTTATTATGACAAAAAGGATTATGATAATTCGGTTGTATATGCAGATAAAGTATTGCAAAACGCAAAAGCCGATGCAAATGTAAAATCGGATGCACAAATTATCGTAGCGCGTGCAGCAATGCAAACAGGTGACGAAACTAAAGCAAAAGCTGCTTACGCGAAATTATCAGCAACTTCAAAAGGAGAATTAGCAGCCGAAGCGTTGTATTATGACGCTTATTTTAAAACGAAAGAAGGCAAGTTTGATGCTTCGAATGTTTCAGTTCAAAAGTTGGCTAAAAATTATTCGGCTTATAAATATTATGGAGCGAAGAGTTTGGTTCTAATGGCGAAAAACTTCTACGGATTAAAAGACAGTTATCAGGCAACCTATATTTTGGATAACGTAATCAACAATTTTACAGATTATCCGGATGTAGTCGAAGAAGCTAAAACGGAGTTGAACGCAATTAAGTTGGAAGAAGCAAAAACGAATTCTTCAATTAATAAGTAA
- a CDS encoding PhzF family phenazine biosynthesis protein, whose translation MSLPFYIIDVFADKKYAGNQLAVFLDAENLSKEQMQQIAREINFAESTFITKLDKENNKAEIKIFTPAHEMQFAGHPIIGTSWVLLNKIFENSPENIKLNVPIGPIAIHKTEDLIWLKAAQPKFWDIFSKEEFGVFSNLKNHDFENQFPIQEVTTGSAFVMVGLSSKRALENLVLDKDKTDDWLKKNCKTDHRGLYFYYLEGSKLFSRMLCIEHNQLVEDAATGSASTCLQAFLLKYHKPEIDLINYQGDYINRPSQIYFKGSLKENDFDIKIGGKAQFVAKGEWEA comes from the coding sequence ATGAGTTTACCTTTTTATATAATAGATGTTTTTGCAGATAAGAAATATGCCGGAAATCAATTGGCGGTTTTTTTGGATGCGGAAAATTTGAGTAAAGAACAAATGCAGCAGATTGCTCGTGAAATTAATTTTGCCGAAAGCACCTTTATTACAAAACTAGACAAAGAGAATAATAAGGCAGAGATTAAAATTTTTACGCCGGCACACGAAATGCAATTTGCGGGTCATCCGATAATTGGAACTTCGTGGGTTTTGTTAAATAAAATATTTGAGAATTCGCCTGAAAACATAAAATTGAATGTTCCGATTGGACCAATTGCAATTCATAAAACAGAAGATTTGATTTGGCTTAAAGCCGCACAACCAAAATTCTGGGATATTTTTTCGAAGGAAGAATTTGGCGTTTTCAGTAATTTAAAAAATCACGATTTCGAAAATCAATTTCCAATTCAGGAAGTAACAACCGGAAGTGCTTTTGTAATGGTTGGATTAAGTAGCAAAAGAGCGCTGGAAAATTTAGTTTTAGATAAAGATAAAACGGATGATTGGCTGAAAAAGAATTGCAAAACAGATCATAGAGGTTTATATTTTTATTATCTCGAAGGTTCAAAATTATTTAGCCGAATGTTGTGTATCGAGCACAATCAATTGGTTGAAGATGCAGCAACAGGAAGCGCAAGTACTTGTTTGCAAGCTTTTCTTTTAAAATATCACAAACCGGAAATTGATCTGATTAATTATCAGGGAGATTATATCAATCGTCCGTCTCAGATTTATTTCAAAGGAAGTTTAAAAGAGAATGACTTTGATATTAAAATAGGAGGAAAAGCTCAGTTTGTTGCAAAAGGGGAGTGGGAAGCTTAG
- a CDS encoding TonB-dependent receptor, with amino-acid sequence MKINCQNKIIVLLLLFVVQLSFSQKKNESIGTETVNVVKPYSPTISDAFKVKETPSLDDQGNQPKETIKYSILSVPVASTFTPSKGNAQGVDKAKKEKLFNNYATLGVGNYGTLNAELFVNQDLGNNDYVAGMFRHHSSQGGISGVDLNDEFYDTALNVGYGVNNRDMSWNVDLGYQNQLYNWYGLPADFGMTLPPAQQEDLIRGINPNHSYNTIALGGNIEFNEGIFSKIATKFTHFSDSFSSSENRFYVKPTFKVDVMDQSINTNVIIDHVSGSFENNYARNNTEPLKYSLTNFGIEPSFVIHENDWTLELGAGLYYGLDSENSGNKFYIYPKVNASYKLVGDLMIFYTGVYGALNQNSYADFVTENPFLSPTLNMRPTSNQYTVFAGLKGKLANNVSYNLTGSYLNEKDKALFKSNDYTEDFSNQNYAFGNSFGVVYDDVRTFRFYGELKADFSQNVSFGINGTFNSYKFDGLEAWNLPSMKLSSNLDVNITKQWYAGLNVFFVGERKDMQSNLNSGVDPVVTTLKSYFDANAHVGYKYNERLTFFLKLNNIGNQAYEKWLNYPVQGFQVLVGGNYKFDF; translated from the coding sequence ATGAAGATTAATTGCCAGAATAAAATCATTGTTTTACTGCTATTGTTTGTTGTGCAGCTTTCGTTTTCACAGAAGAAAAATGAAAGCATTGGTACAGAAACCGTGAATGTGGTAAAACCGTATTCGCCAACAATTTCAGATGCGTTTAAAGTGAAAGAAACTCCTTCGCTTGACGATCAAGGAAATCAACCAAAGGAAACGATTAAATATAGCATTTTGTCGGTTCCGGTGGCTTCAACTTTCACGCCTTCAAAAGGGAATGCGCAAGGTGTGGATAAAGCTAAAAAAGAAAAATTGTTTAATAATTATGCGACTTTGGGAGTTGGAAATTATGGAACTCTAAATGCTGAATTATTCGTAAATCAGGATTTAGGAAATAATGATTATGTGGCGGGAATGTTTCGTCATCATTCTTCTCAGGGCGGAATTAGCGGCGTAGATTTAAATGATGAGTTTTATGATACAGCGCTAAATGTTGGTTATGGCGTAAACAATCGCGATATGTCCTGGAATGTTGATTTGGGATATCAAAATCAATTGTACAATTGGTACGGTTTACCAGCTGATTTTGGTATGACTTTGCCGCCGGCGCAACAAGAAGATTTGATAAGAGGGATTAACCCAAATCATTCTTATAATACAATTGCTTTAGGCGGAAATATCGAATTTAATGAAGGCATTTTTAGTAAAATAGCAACAAAATTCACGCATTTTTCGGATAGTTTTTCTTCTTCAGAAAATCGTTTTTATGTAAAGCCGACTTTCAAAGTAGATGTAATGGATCAATCGATAAATACGAATGTGATTATTGATCACGTAAGCGGATCTTTTGAAAATAATTATGCTCGTAATAATACAGAACCGTTAAAATACAGTTTGACTAATTTTGGAATTGAGCCTAGTTTTGTGATTCATGAAAACGATTGGACTTTAGAATTAGGAGCTGGATTGTATTATGGTTTGGATTCTGAAAATAGTGGAAACAAGTTTTATATTTATCCAAAAGTAAATGCTTCTTATAAATTAGTGGGCGATTTAATGATTTTCTATACAGGAGTTTATGGTGCTTTAAATCAAAACTCTTATGCTGATTTTGTAACAGAAAATCCGTTTTTATCGCCAACATTAAACATGAGACCAACAAGTAATCAATATACTGTTTTTGCAGGTTTAAAAGGAAAATTAGCAAACAATGTCAGCTATAATTTGACTGGTTCTTACCTAAACGAAAAAGATAAGGCTTTGTTTAAAAGCAATGATTATACAGAAGATTTCTCGAATCAAAACTATGCTTTTGGAAACTCTTTTGGAGTTGTTTATGATGATGTGAGAACATTTCGTTTTTACGGAGAATTAAAAGCTGATTTTTCTCAAAATGTTTCTTTTGGAATCAACGGAACTTTTAATAGTTACAAATTTGACGGTCTGGAAGCATGGAATTTACCTTCGATGAAATTGAGTTCAAATCTTGATGTAAACATTACGAAACAATGGTATGCTGGTTTGAATGTTTTCTTTGTTGGAGAACGTAAGGATATGCAATCGAATTTGAATTCTGGAGTTGATCCTGTTGTTACAACGCTAAAAAGCTATTTTGATGCCAATGCACACGTAGGATATAAATATAATGAGCGCTTGACTTTTTTCCTGAAACTTAATAATATTGGAAATCAGGCTTACGAAAAATGGCTGAATTATCCTGTTCAAGGATTTCAGGTTTTAGTGGGAGGAAATTATAAATTCGATTTTTAA
- a CDS encoding N-acetyltransferase, with protein MEIKLRRENEKDHKSVFQLIEKAFENEEYSDHKEQFLVERLRKSDAFIPELSIVAEVGNEIVGHILLTKLEIKNDTTSFESLALAPVSVLPEFQGKGIGSKLILYSHKIAKELGYKSIILLGHQDYYPRFGYELTNKYGIEMPFDVPAENCMVIALTENGLSGVNGKVVYATAFFE; from the coding sequence ATGGAAATTAAACTCAGACGAGAAAATGAAAAAGATCACAAAAGTGTTTTTCAGTTAATTGAAAAAGCTTTTGAAAACGAAGAATATAGCGATCACAAAGAGCAGTTTTTGGTAGAGAGATTACGAAAATCGGATGCTTTTATTCCGGAATTATCTATTGTTGCCGAAGTTGGAAATGAAATCGTCGGACATATTTTATTAACGAAACTCGAAATCAAAAATGATACAACATCTTTTGAATCTTTGGCTTTGGCACCAGTTTCAGTATTGCCGGAATTTCAAGGAAAAGGAATCGGATCAAAATTGATATTATACAGTCATAAAATAGCAAAAGAACTGGGTTATAAATCGATTATATTATTGGGACATCAGGATTATTATCCAAGATTTGGTTATGAATTAACGAATAAATACGGAATCGAAATGCCATTTGATGTTCCTGCCGAGAATTGCATGGTCATCGCTTTAACAGAAAATGGATTGTCTGGTGTAAATGGAAAAGTAGTTTATGCGACTGCATTTTTCGAATAA